A region of Rhodospirillales bacterium DNA encodes the following proteins:
- a CDS encoding amidohydrolase family protein, translated as MRLLIENATLWDGTGAAPFPAKVLVEGDRIAAVAPGAETVAADGAERIDAGGKFLMPGLVEGHAHLTFVDVSRGTALGELPPEEHTLLAMDAARKLLAAGFTSACGAASAKMRLDVVLRDAIASGLIDGPRMLAAGPELTVTGGLGDGRRLHLHQESFGLPVDGADEMLRTVRLCLREGVDTVKINISGDFGTESAPSEAAVMTDAEIAVAVEATHAIGRRVAAHARASESVKRAVRHGVDVIYHCDFADDEALDMLESVKDRIFTGPAIGIVLTRIDSLRGDNSPQGRAVYERLKPLYEATCRTHGEMRRRGIRVVAGGDYGFAGNPQGTNARDLEHFTRHFGFSPSEALLAATRTGGQIMRRGHELGMVKPGYLADLLLVDGDPLADIRVLQDNTRFAFVMKDGVRYIPCAGQPHVRRTH; from the coding sequence ATGCGCCTGCTGATCGAGAACGCCACGCTGTGGGACGGCACCGGCGCGGCGCCGTTTCCCGCCAAGGTGCTGGTCGAGGGCGACCGCATCGCCGCCGTCGCGCCGGGAGCGGAGACCGTGGCCGCCGATGGCGCCGAGCGCATCGACGCCGGCGGCAAGTTCCTGATGCCGGGGCTGGTCGAAGGCCACGCGCACCTGACCTTCGTCGACGTCAGCCGCGGCACCGCGCTGGGCGAGCTGCCGCCGGAGGAGCACACGCTGCTGGCGATGGACGCGGCCCGCAAGCTGCTGGCGGCCGGCTTCACCAGCGCCTGCGGCGCGGCCTCGGCGAAGATGCGGCTCGACGTCGTGCTGCGCGACGCCATCGCGTCGGGCCTGATCGACGGTCCGCGCATGCTCGCGGCAGGGCCCGAGCTGACAGTGACCGGCGGGCTGGGCGACGGACGGCGCCTGCATCTGCACCAGGAGAGCTTCGGCCTGCCGGTGGACGGCGCCGACGAGATGCTGCGCACCGTGCGGCTGTGCCTGCGCGAGGGCGTCGACACGGTGAAGATCAACATCTCCGGCGATTTCGGCACGGAGTCGGCGCCGTCCGAGGCCGCCGTCATGACCGACGCCGAGATCGCCGTGGCGGTCGAGGCGACGCACGCCATCGGCCGGCGCGTGGCGGCGCACGCGCGCGCATCGGAATCGGTCAAGCGCGCCGTGCGCCACGGCGTCGACGTGATCTACCATTGCGACTTCGCCGACGACGAGGCGCTGGACATGCTGGAGTCGGTCAAGGACCGGATCTTCACCGGACCGGCGATCGGCATCGTGCTGACGCGCATCGACAGCCTGCGCGGCGACAACAGCCCGCAGGGCCGCGCGGTCTACGAGCGGCTGAAGCCGCTCTACGAGGCGACCTGCCGCACGCACGGCGAGATGCGCCGGCGCGGCATCCGCGTGGTGGCGGGCGGCGACTACGGTTTCGCCGGCAACCCGCAGGGCACCAACGCCCGCGACCTCGAGCATTTCACCCGGCATTTCGGCTTCTCGCCGTCGGAGGCGCTGCTGGCCGCGACCCGCACCGGCGGCCAGATCATGCGCCGCGGCCACGAGCTGGGCATGGTCAAGCCCGGCTACCTCGCCGACCTGCTGCTGGTCGACGGCGATCCGCTGGCCGACATCCGCGTGCTGCAGGACAACACGCGCTTCGCCTTCGTCATGAAGGACGGGGTGCGCTACATCCCCTGCGCCGGACAACCGCACGTCCGGCGGACGCACTGA
- a CDS encoding alpha/beta fold hydrolase, whose protein sequence is MPTLKRPDAEIYYEVHGSGFPLLLFAPGGLKSQLAYWRASPADPSKPAAWMDPMKALSDTFSVVGMDQRNAGASTAAVKADHGWHTFAADHLALMDHLGFDRFHVMGGCIGGTYCLTLCRLAPARVTAAVLQNPIGLHENKDVWDAAIEGYRRTVQARDPSVTDAVIDSFGRNMFGGDFVFSVDRDFVRGCRTPLYLQPGVDKPHPARTSEELAALAPDIEVQTDWRGPEHLDESIRRVRAFLSRHTPR, encoded by the coding sequence ATGCCCACGCTCAAGCGCCCCGACGCCGAGATCTACTACGAGGTCCACGGTTCGGGCTTCCCGCTGCTGCTGTTCGCGCCCGGCGGGTTGAAATCCCAGCTCGCGTACTGGCGGGCCAGCCCGGCCGATCCCTCGAAGCCGGCGGCGTGGATGGATCCGATGAAGGCGCTGTCGGACACGTTCTCCGTGGTCGGCATGGATCAGCGCAACGCCGGCGCCTCGACGGCGGCGGTGAAGGCCGACCACGGCTGGCACACTTTCGCCGCCGACCATCTGGCGCTGATGGACCATCTCGGCTTCGACCGCTTCCACGTGATGGGCGGCTGCATCGGCGGCACCTACTGCCTGACGCTCTGCAGGCTGGCGCCGGCGCGCGTCACGGCGGCGGTGCTGCAGAACCCGATCGGCCTGCACGAGAACAAGGACGTCTGGGACGCCGCCATCGAAGGCTACCGCAGGACCGTCCAGGCGCGCGATCCGTCGGTGACCGACGCCGTGATCGACAGCTTCGGCCGCAACATGTTCGGCGGCGACTTCGTCTTCTCGGTCGACCGCGACTTCGTGCGCGGCTGCCGCACGCCCTTGTACCTGCAGCCGGGCGTCGACAAACCCCATCCGGCGCGCACCAGCGAGGAGCTGGCCGCGCTGGCGCCCGACATCGAGGTGCAGACGGACTGGCGCGGCCCCGAGCATCTCGACGAATCGATCCGCCGCGTGCGCGCGTTCCTGTCGCGCCACACGCCGCGCTGA
- a CDS encoding tripartite tricarboxylate transporter substrate binding protein: MTTRRALLATGLAATIVPAPAVRAQAWPTKPIRWIVPFVPGGGTDTVSRLLAEQLGKAVGQQVLVENRGGAGGNIGTTEIARAAPDGHTVGLISVASHAINPVLYKTLPYDPDKDIVAISLVASLANLLTVTPSLPVKTVPELIALLKAAPGKYSFASSGIGTTLHLSGELFKKMAGVDMVHVPYKGAGAAFQDVMSGEVNMIFSNAPSALQHARSGKVRGIAVTSPTRFKAAPEFPTIGETLPGYQATSWYGVGAPAGTPEPVVARIEAALSDALRQPDMQAKWFEMGLDVPPLGREGLGAFVARERALWGPVVRESGARVE; encoded by the coding sequence ATGACGACCCGCCGCGCCCTTCTCGCCACCGGCCTCGCCGCGACCATCGTCCCCGCCCCGGCCGTCCGCGCCCAGGCGTGGCCGACCAAGCCGATCCGCTGGATCGTGCCGTTCGTGCCCGGCGGCGGCACCGACACCGTCAGCCGCCTGCTGGCCGAGCAGCTCGGCAAGGCGGTGGGGCAGCAGGTGCTGGTCGAGAACAGGGGCGGCGCCGGCGGCAACATCGGCACCACGGAGATCGCGCGCGCCGCGCCCGACGGACACACCGTCGGGCTGATCTCGGTCGCCAGCCACGCCATCAACCCCGTGCTCTACAAGACGCTGCCCTACGATCCCGACAAGGACATCGTGGCGATCTCGCTGGTGGCGTCGCTGGCCAACCTGCTGACGGTGACGCCGTCGCTGCCGGTCAAGACGGTGCCGGAGCTGATCGCGCTGCTGAAGGCGGCGCCGGGCAAGTACAGCTTCGCCTCGTCCGGCATCGGCACGACGCTGCATCTCAGCGGCGAGTTGTTCAAGAAGATGGCCGGCGTCGACATGGTGCACGTGCCGTACAAGGGCGCCGGCGCGGCTTTCCAGGACGTGATGTCCGGCGAGGTCAACATGATCTTCAGCAACGCGCCCAGCGCGCTGCAGCACGCGCGCAGCGGCAAGGTGCGCGGCATCGCCGTCACCTCGCCGACCCGCTTCAAGGCGGCGCCGGAGTTCCCGACCATCGGCGAGACGCTGCCGGGCTACCAGGCGACGTCGTGGTACGGCGTCGGCGCCCCGGCGGGCACGCCCGAGCCGGTCGTCGCGCGCATCGAGGCGGCGCTGTCGGACGCGCTGCGCCAGCCCGACATGCAGGCGAAATGGTTCGAGATGGGCCTCGACGTGCCGCCGCTGGGCCGCGAGGGGCTGGGCGCGTTCGTCGCGCGCGAGCGCGCGCTATGGGGGCCGGTGGTCAGGGAGTCCGGCGCCCGCGTCGAGTGA
- a CDS encoding carboxymuconolactone decarboxylase family protein, with protein MAESENYKKGTEIRSELMGPAFAAKMNADVYADPLMRKFGDYAREAVFGMLWSRPGLDLKTRTLICVISDTSQARWPELAIHLRMARRQGWTEDELGEALLHLSGYIGLPSVREAMLVAKDVFAELRAEG; from the coding sequence ATGGCCGAGAGCGAGAACTACAAGAAGGGCACGGAGATCCGCAGCGAGCTGATGGGTCCGGCGTTCGCCGCGAAGATGAACGCCGACGTCTACGCCGATCCGCTGATGCGCAAGTTCGGCGACTACGCGCGCGAGGCGGTGTTCGGCATGCTGTGGTCGCGGCCGGGCCTCGACCTCAAGACGCGGACGCTGATCTGCGTGATTTCCGACACCTCCCAAGCGCGCTGGCCGGAGCTGGCGATCCATCTGCGCATGGCGCGCCGCCAGGGCTGGACCGAGGACGAGCTCGGCGAGGCGCTGCTGCACCTCAGCGGCTATATCGGCCTGCCGTCGGTGCGCGAGGCGATGCTGGTCGCCAAGGACGTGTTCGCGGAGCTGCGCGCCGAGGGCTGA
- a CDS encoding 2Fe-2S iron-sulfur cluster binding domain-containing protein: MPRAAKSHRVTIANAGRVIDCAADRTILQAAVAAGIDYPYACATGNCGACASRLDSGKVSLLPRNDASLTPAQIKAGQTLACRARPRGDVTITWLGGRR; the protein is encoded by the coding sequence ATGCCCCGCGCCGCCAAGAGCCATCGCGTCACCATCGCCAACGCCGGCCGCGTGATCGACTGCGCCGCCGACCGCACCATCCTGCAGGCCGCCGTCGCGGCGGGGATCGACTATCCCTACGCCTGCGCCACCGGCAATTGCGGCGCCTGCGCCAGCCGTCTCGACTCCGGCAAGGTGTCGCTGCTGCCGCGCAACGACGCCTCGCTGACGCCGGCTCAGATCAAGGCCGGCCAGACTCTGGCCTGTCGCGCCCGGCCGCGCGGCGACGTGACCATCACCTGGCTCGGCGGCCGCCGGTAG
- a CDS encoding TM0106 family RecB-like putative nuclease — protein sequence MPGAATPRPGMPTISASTLYALVQCPHRVARDAFDPPSDRDAVGAFTRMLWDNGTRFERETIAALATPYVELGGLAPADKGSATLAAMGRGEALIHGGRVAHGDLVAEPDLLRREGAGYVPGDIKSGAAADGGDSRDGRLNRRYAVQLALCVDILERLGLSAGRRGFVWDAGGHEVAYDLEARGDRARGTLWEVYERALEQARGILAGAVVTLPAASTACRLCHWNSTCRAAIVAADDLTLIPELGRARRDAMIGRVRSVAELARADVEAFIHGARTDFPRVSPDTLRRFHARARLLKSPDPRPYLRAPHGLPSAAREIFLDIEADPLRDRVYLHGLIEADRPRAALRFTSFVAERPDAASERRAFADALAHLAARPDAVVFVYSAYERRMYRKLAARYPELDAAAAVEALFAPGRAVDLHETVRAATEWPTSDLSIKTLAGHLGFKWRDPNPSGAASIEWYDRYVADGDAASLRRIVDYNEDDCRAMVVLLDAIRSLPPP from the coding sequence ATGCCGGGCGCCGCGACGCCGCGCCCCGGAATGCCGACGATCTCAGCTTCGACCCTGTACGCGCTGGTGCAATGTCCGCACCGGGTGGCGCGCGACGCGTTCGATCCGCCGTCGGACCGGGACGCCGTCGGCGCGTTCACGCGCATGCTGTGGGACAACGGCACGCGGTTCGAGCGCGAGACCATCGCGGCGCTGGCCACGCCCTACGTGGAGCTCGGCGGCCTGGCGCCCGCCGACAAGGGAAGCGCGACGCTGGCCGCGATGGGCCGCGGCGAGGCGCTGATCCACGGCGGCCGCGTCGCCCACGGCGATCTCGTCGCCGAGCCCGATCTGCTCCGCCGCGAGGGCGCGGGCTACGTCCCGGGCGACATCAAGTCGGGCGCCGCCGCCGACGGCGGCGATTCGCGCGACGGCAGGCTGAACCGCCGCTACGCCGTCCAGCTCGCGCTGTGCGTCGACATCCTCGAGCGCCTCGGCCTCTCCGCCGGACGCCGGGGCTTCGTGTGGGACGCGGGCGGCCACGAGGTCGCCTACGACCTCGAGGCGCGCGGCGACCGCGCCCGCGGCACGCTCTGGGAGGTTTACGAGCGCGCGCTCGAACAGGCGCGCGGCATCCTCGCCGGGGCGGTCGTCACCCTGCCGGCGGCGTCCACCGCCTGCCGGCTGTGCCACTGGAACTCGACGTGCCGCGCCGCGATCGTGGCGGCCGACGACCTGACGCTGATCCCCGAACTGGGCCGCGCGCGGCGCGACGCGATGATCGGCCGGGTGCGCAGCGTCGCCGAGCTCGCGCGGGCCGACGTGGAGGCGTTCATCCACGGCGCGCGGACGGATTTCCCGCGCGTGAGTCCGGACACCCTGCGCCGCTTCCACGCGCGCGCGCGGCTTCTGAAATCCCCGGATCCCCGACCCTATCTGCGGGCGCCGCACGGCCTGCCGTCGGCGGCGCGCGAGATCTTTCTGGATATCGAAGCGGACCCGTTGCGCGACAGGGTCTATCTGCACGGCCTGATCGAGGCCGACAGGCCGCGCGCGGCGCTGCGCTTCACGTCCTTCGTGGCCGAGCGGCCCGACGCCGCGTCCGAGCGGCGCGCGTTCGCCGACGCGCTCGCCCACCTCGCGGCGCGGCCGGACGCGGTCGTCTTCGTCTATTCCGCCTACGAGCGGCGCATGTACCGCAAGCTCGCGGCGCGGTATCCCGAGCTCGACGCGGCGGCGGCGGTGGAGGCGCTGTTCGCGCCCGGACGCGCGGTCGATCTGCACGAGACGGTCCGCGCCGCGACCGAATGGCCGACCAGCGATCTCTCGATCAAGACGCTGGCCGGCCATCTCGGATTCAAGTGGCGCGACCCCAACCCATCGGGCGCGGCGTCGATCGAATGGTACGACCGCTACGTCGCCGACGGCGACGCGGCGTCGCTCCGGCGCATCGTCGACTACAACGAGGACGACTGCCGGGCGATGGTCGTCCTGCTGGACGCCATCCGGTCGCTGCCGCCACCGTAG
- a CDS encoding CHRD domain-containing protein, protein MIRRTFIHVGLSGIALGALATTGCQTTREAPSRRTEFRARLGGASEVPANRSQGKGEMEATYDPASKELAWRLHYADLSGPATGAHFHGPAAAGANAGVVVPITGSVVGTWHRGEARLTDAQAADLMAGRWYVNVHTARFPGGEIRGQVLPDGR, encoded by the coding sequence ATGATACGTCGCACGTTCATCCACGTCGGCCTCTCCGGCATCGCGCTCGGCGCGCTCGCCACCACCGGCTGCCAGACCACGCGCGAGGCGCCGTCGCGGAGGACCGAGTTCCGCGCCAGGCTCGGCGGCGCGAGCGAAGTGCCGGCCAACCGGAGTCAGGGCAAGGGCGAGATGGAAGCGACCTACGATCCCGCATCCAAGGAACTCGCGTGGCGTCTGCACTACGCCGACCTGAGCGGGCCGGCGACCGGCGCGCATTTCCATGGACCGGCCGCGGCCGGCGCCAACGCCGGCGTGGTCGTGCCGATCACCGGCAGCGTCGTCGGCACGTGGCATCGCGGCGAGGCTCGGCTGACCGACGCGCAGGCGGCCGACCTCATGGCCGGCCGCTGGTACGTCAACGTGCACACCGCGCGGTTCCCGGGCGGCGAGATCCGCGGCCAGGTCCTCCCCGACGGACGGTAG
- a CDS encoding FecR domain-containing protein — translation MRFSHIAAICGGALLGIAAFAAAAVAQGGPPSQAGRLAFIEGTVSFHDEERTQWTRAVVNTPLTSGDSLWTEPGARAELSLAGTRLRMEGGTQLDVLQLDDGRTRLQLAQGRVDIRAFTMDTARPYEIVTPRGTITLTREGDYYIEAGSIDHATRLGVRSGAGRIDGLEGQTLVVAAGEVGELYGVAGAAQLRTVRTAPPPAPAYWAARDRQIAYGQPSPYLPPNVVGYEDMNAYGGWSDEGEYGRVWTPRAVPAGWAPYRNGHWTYVRPWGWTWVDEQPWGFAPFHYGRWANVRGRWVWVPPRRDVAPVYAPALVAFIGAALLGDSGRAPVGWFPLGAREVYVPSYTTDRTYFRNINRSSVNDDAVIDGRYQRAQRRDAPGADDRATTYSNRRFTTVVPAEDFTRSRPVARAALTVAPEKLAAAPVAPVAAPPAPVQPAATTPPATGPDGRPRPVAEPPRATTPTTGAPVTNTPAGAMPTIGRPAATDRPVAPGPKLVTRPNAPPAPAAGAPQGKPVPPPLLPRTGAPPPPLTDDKTPTPIARPEPKAPAGAPPPRVSAPTTAPPAGRPAEPGAPPAQVPAARTAPAPTPPAVTKPEPPPKANAPAPAQPPAQAPARTETAPKAAQPPATAKPEATPKPAVVAPTTRAPAPPPAADDKETPPSAAGPAPRGQQKKND, via the coding sequence ATGCGCTTCTCACACATCGCGGCGATCTGCGGCGGCGCCCTGCTTGGCATCGCGGCCTTCGCCGCGGCGGCCGTCGCCCAGGGCGGGCCGCCGTCGCAGGCCGGGCGGCTCGCCTTCATCGAGGGAACGGTGTCCTTCCACGACGAGGAGCGGACGCAGTGGACCCGCGCGGTGGTCAACACGCCGCTGACATCCGGCGATTCGCTGTGGACCGAGCCGGGCGCCCGCGCCGAGCTCTCGCTCGCGGGAACGCGCCTGCGGATGGAGGGCGGCACGCAGCTCGACGTCCTGCAGCTCGATGACGGACGCACCCGGCTGCAGCTCGCGCAGGGCCGCGTCGACATCCGCGCTTTCACGATGGACACGGCGCGTCCCTACGAGATCGTCACGCCGCGCGGCACGATCACGCTGACCCGGGAGGGCGACTACTACATCGAGGCCGGCTCGATCGACCATGCGACGCGCCTCGGCGTGCGCTCGGGCGCGGGACGGATCGACGGTCTCGAGGGCCAGACGCTGGTGGTCGCGGCGGGAGAGGTCGGCGAGCTCTACGGCGTCGCGGGCGCGGCGCAGCTGCGCACGGTGCGGACGGCACCGCCGCCGGCTCCGGCCTACTGGGCGGCGCGCGACCGGCAGATCGCCTACGGACAGCCGTCGCCGTACCTGCCGCCGAACGTCGTCGGCTACGAGGATATGAACGCCTACGGCGGCTGGAGCGACGAGGGCGAGTACGGCCGGGTGTGGACGCCGCGCGCCGTGCCCGCCGGATGGGCGCCGTACCGCAACGGCCACTGGACCTACGTGCGGCCGTGGGGCTGGACCTGGGTCGACGAGCAGCCTTGGGGATTCGCGCCGTTCCACTACGGTCGCTGGGCGAACGTCCGCGGCCGGTGGGTGTGGGTGCCGCCCCGCCGCGACGTCGCGCCGGTCTACGCGCCGGCCCTCGTCGCGTTCATCGGCGCCGCCTTGCTCGGCGACAGCGGTCGCGCGCCGGTGGGCTGGTTTCCGCTCGGCGCGCGCGAGGTCTACGTGCCGTCGTACACGACCGACCGGACGTACTTCCGCAACATCAACCGTTCGAGCGTCAACGACGACGCCGTCATCGACGGGCGCTACCAGCGCGCCCAGCGCCGCGACGCGCCGGGCGCCGACGACCGCGCAACGACGTACAGCAACCGGCGCTTCACGACGGTCGTGCCGGCCGAGGATTTCACGCGGTCGCGTCCTGTGGCGCGGGCGGCGCTGACGGTCGCGCCGGAGAAGCTCGCGGCAGCGCCGGTCGCGCCGGTTGCCGCGCCTCCAGCGCCGGTCCAGCCGGCCGCCACGACGCCGCCGGCGACGGGTCCCGATGGCCGGCCGCGTCCGGTCGCCGAACCGCCACGCGCCACGACGCCGACGACCGGCGCGCCGGTGACGAACACACCGGCGGGCGCGATGCCGACGATCGGCCGGCCGGCGGCCACCGATAGGCCGGTCGCCCCCGGTCCCAAACTCGTCACGCGTCCGAACGCACCGCCGGCGCCGGCGGCCGGCGCGCCGCAGGGCAAACCAGTGCCGCCGCCGCTGCTGCCGCGGACGGGTGCGCCCCCGCCCCCGCTGACCGATGACAAGACGCCGACGCCCATCGCGAGGCCCGAGCCCAAGGCGCCGGCGGGCGCACCGCCGCCACGCGTGTCCGCGCCGACGACGGCGCCGCCCGCCGGGCGCCCGGCCGAGCCCGGCGCGCCGCCGGCGCAGGTGCCGGCTGCCCGTACAGCGCCCGCGCCGACGCCGCCGGCGGTCACGAAGCCCGAGCCGCCGCCGAAGGCCAACGCCCCCGCGCCTGCGCAACCGCCCGCCCAGGCGCCGGCGAGGACGGAGACGGCGCCAAAGGCGGCGCAGCCACCCGCGACCGCGAAGCCCGAAGCGACGCCGAAGCCCGCCGTGGTCGCACCGACCACACGCGCGCCGGCTCCGCCGCCCGCCGCCGACGACAAGGAAACACCGCCGTCGGCGGCGGGACCCGCTCCGCGTGGACAACAGAAGAAGAACGACTAG
- a CDS encoding SEL1-like repeat protein, whose amino-acid sequence MTMRRALCLGLLLAAAMWGPFPAVAADPWTLTKGVELVSRWPADRGAMREDRVTADLYRPKLEGRVPAMVIVNSSGGVRSYTERHYARVLAAAGIAALVIDSFTPRGVLGTGDDQNRVPQSRSNADAVAGFRWLAAQGWVDSSRIAVMGMSRGGEAAQAVALEQFRRGLAATDIRFAAHVAITPGGCNLQPRDTATTGAPIFFMLAELDDGTPALPCVELILRLRAAGNANVRWAVYPGVHHAHEATTGAEFLLKDWTARACAGRFFREADGGVTDRATGRRPDEPNLTKFLSATCIEAGYTIGGDERVKSQSTADLLQFLRDAEVLRDEEARAVVPDCESIPEGIHRRICVRARNGWTGDLVGLARGYRYAGRIRRDDALAARLFELAAKRGHAVAKWELAAMLRDGAGVGRDHARALRLACEAAEAGDSSGMNLCGYFIRDGIGRPKDDAAAAAWFRAAADLGHSNGMVNFARFMHGGRGGVPRDQAAAVALWRQAAFFKNPWAYVYLARAYESGEGVAADKDKALEYFRAAAAQESDGEAQRAAQEAVKRLQR is encoded by the coding sequence ATGACCATGCGACGGGCTTTATGTCTCGGCCTGCTGCTGGCGGCCGCCATGTGGGGCCCGTTCCCGGCGGTGGCGGCGGATCCGTGGACTCTGACGAAGGGCGTGGAACTCGTGTCGCGCTGGCCGGCCGATCGCGGCGCCATGCGCGAGGACCGCGTGACCGCCGACCTCTACCGGCCGAAGCTCGAAGGCCGCGTGCCGGCGATGGTGATCGTCAACTCCAGCGGCGGCGTGCGGTCGTACACGGAGCGACACTATGCCCGGGTCCTCGCCGCCGCCGGAATCGCCGCGCTCGTCATCGACAGCTTCACGCCGCGCGGCGTGCTGGGAACCGGCGACGACCAGAACCGCGTGCCGCAGTCGCGATCCAACGCCGACGCGGTCGCTGGATTCCGCTGGCTGGCGGCGCAGGGCTGGGTCGATTCCTCGCGCATCGCCGTCATGGGCATGTCGCGCGGAGGCGAGGCGGCGCAGGCCGTGGCGCTGGAGCAGTTCCGCCGCGGCCTCGCGGCCACCGATATCCGATTCGCCGCCCACGTCGCGATCACGCCGGGTGGCTGCAACCTGCAGCCGCGCGACACGGCCACCACCGGCGCGCCGATCTTCTTCATGCTCGCGGAGCTCGACGACGGCACGCCGGCGCTACCTTGTGTCGAGCTGATCCTGCGGCTGCGCGCCGCCGGCAACGCCAACGTGCGCTGGGCCGTCTATCCCGGCGTCCACCACGCACACGAGGCGACCACCGGGGCCGAGTTCCTGCTCAAGGACTGGACGGCGCGCGCGTGCGCCGGCCGGTTCTTCCGCGAGGCCGACGGCGGCGTCACCGATCGCGCGACGGGAAGGCGGCCCGACGAGCCCAACCTGACCAAGTTCCTGTCCGCGACCTGTATCGAGGCCGGCTACACGATCGGCGGCGACGAGCGCGTCAAGTCGCAATCGACCGCCGATCTGCTCCAATTCCTGCGCGACGCCGAGGTGCTGCGCGACGAGGAGGCGCGCGCCGTCGTGCCGGACTGCGAGTCGATCCCCGAGGGGATACACCGGCGGATCTGCGTCCGCGCGCGCAACGGCTGGACCGGGGACCTGGTCGGCCTGGCGCGCGGCTACCGCTACGCCGGCCGCATCCGCCGGGACGACGCGCTCGCCGCGCGCTTGTTCGAGCTGGCGGCCAAGCGCGGACACGCCGTCGCGAAATGGGAGCTCGCGGCGATGCTGCGCGACGGCGCCGGCGTCGGACGTGACCACGCGCGGGCGTTGCGGCTGGCCTGCGAAGCGGCGGAGGCCGGCGATTCAAGCGGCATGAACTTGTGCGGCTACTTCATCCGCGACGGCATCGGCCGGCCGAAGGACGACGCCGCCGCGGCGGCGTGGTTCCGCGCGGCGGCCGATCTCGGACACTCCAACGGCATGGTCAACTTCGCCCGGTTCATGCACGGCGGGCGCGGCGGCGTGCCGCGCGACCAGGCGGCGGCCGTGGCACTGTGGCGGCAGGCGGCGTTCTTCAAGAACCCGTGGGCCTACGTGTACCTCGCGCGCGCCTACGAGAGCGGCGAGGGCGTCGCCGCCGACAAGGACAAGGCGCTGGAGTATTTCCGCGCCGCGGCGGCGCAGGAATCGGACGGCGAGGCGCAGCGCGCGGCGCAGGAGGCGGTGAAGCGCCTCCAGCGCTGA